A window of the Cellvibrio sp. pealriver genome harbors these coding sequences:
- a CDS encoding VWA domain-containing protein, giving the protein MFEMQWPWLLLLAPLPLLMGFIAPKKRIEAALRVPFYQDASQLEQQNRFSSGKRPALLIVLWAVWLSCLLAATNPQWVGEPTSMPSSGRDLLMAVDISGSMEQTDMVLSGRRINRLMAVKHVIGDFVQRRTSDRLGLILFGAQAYLQAPLTYDRQTVNQLLQEAQIGFAGRETAIGDAIGLAVKRLRDRPDASRVLVVLTDGANTAGVLSPDRATELAQKAGITIYTIAFGAEEMEVPGLFGSRTINPSRDLDENTMMAIAEKTGGKYFRARNLEELDSIHRELDRLEPIEIQTETFRPVQTLFYWPLAFAFLLSLLLAASHVWQGRAISSATLKAEVK; this is encoded by the coding sequence ATGTTTGAAATGCAATGGCCGTGGTTATTATTACTTGCCCCACTTCCGCTACTGATGGGTTTTATCGCACCGAAGAAAAGAATTGAAGCAGCACTGCGTGTTCCTTTTTATCAAGACGCCAGCCAACTGGAGCAGCAAAATCGTTTTAGTTCAGGCAAGCGCCCTGCACTATTAATAGTGTTATGGGCTGTGTGGTTAAGTTGCTTATTAGCGGCTACCAATCCGCAGTGGGTCGGTGAGCCCACCAGCATGCCGTCCAGCGGACGCGATTTGTTAATGGCCGTGGATATTTCCGGCAGTATGGAACAAACCGACATGGTGCTGAGTGGCCGCCGTATTAATCGCCTGATGGCGGTAAAACACGTGATTGGCGATTTTGTTCAGCGTCGCACCAGTGATCGCTTGGGTTTGATTTTATTCGGCGCGCAAGCTTATTTGCAGGCACCCTTAACCTATGATCGCCAAACCGTTAATCAATTATTACAAGAGGCACAAATCGGTTTTGCCGGACGGGAAACCGCCATTGGCGATGCGATTGGTCTCGCGGTCAAACGCCTGCGCGACAGACCGGATGCCAGCCGCGTTCTAGTGGTGTTAACTGACGGAGCCAATACTGCCGGTGTCCTTTCACCAGACAGGGCAACAGAGCTTGCCCAAAAAGCAGGCATTACGATTTACACCATCGCCTTTGGTGCAGAAGAAATGGAAGTGCCGGGTTTATTTGGCTCACGCACCATTAACCCCTCTCGCGATTTAGATGAAAACACCATGATGGCGATTGCAGAGAAAACCGGTGGAAAATATTTCCGTGCGCGTAATCTGGAAGAACTGGATAGCATTCACCGTGAACTCGATCGCCTTGAGCCGATTGAAATACAAACGGAAACTTTTCGTCCGGTGCAGACATTATTTTATTGGCCACTCGCATTCGCGTTTTTACTGAGCCTGCTATTGGCAGCCAGCCATGTGTGGCAAGGCCGCGCAATTTCATCAGCCACTCTCAAAGCGGAGGTGAAATAA
- a CDS encoding DUF4381 domain-containing protein, translating into MPQQSTQPTASPLDQLADIHLPDGVSWWPLAPGWWILIVLLLLVAALFFMWRKRKAQNVYRAVAQHQLAGIYADYQQTHNTAAYLQALSLLLRRTALTSYPHSFNASIKGADWLHWLDSVCPETNNAFSGEIGQALLIGPYQKNPQIAVDDLQQLSAKWIALHRNHRQKLPLKKMTTQEATHV; encoded by the coding sequence ATGCCACAACAATCGACGCAACCGACAGCATCCCCACTGGATCAATTAGCCGATATCCATTTACCCGATGGCGTAAGCTGGTGGCCACTGGCACCTGGCTGGTGGATTTTGATCGTTCTTCTATTACTGGTTGCCGCCCTCTTTTTTATGTGGCGCAAACGTAAAGCGCAGAATGTGTATCGCGCGGTTGCACAACATCAACTCGCAGGTATTTATGCGGATTACCAACAAACGCACAATACCGCTGCGTATTTACAAGCGCTGAGCTTGCTGCTGCGCCGTACTGCACTGACATCCTATCCACACAGTTTTAATGCCAGTATCAAAGGAGCCGATTGGCTGCATTGGTTGGATTCGGTATGCCCTGAAACCAACAACGCTTTTTCTGGCGAAATTGGCCAGGCATTATTAATTGGCCCTTATCAAAAAAATCCGCAGATCGCGGTCGATGACTTGCAACAATTGAGCGCAAAGTGGATTGCATTACACCGCAATCATCGACAAAAACTTCCACTGAAAAAAATGACTACGCAGGAGGCCACTCATGTTTGA
- a CDS encoding MoxR family ATPase, with protein MQAYQQIQSLNTWLNDQIIGQEHLTQRLLIALLADGHLLVEGAPGLAKTKAIKTLSQAIEGNFHRIQFTPDLLPSDVTGTDIYRPEQNRFEFQPGPIFHNLVLADEINRAPAKVQSALLEAMAERQVSVGSKTYPLPGLFMVMATQNPIEQEGTYPLPEAQLDRFLLHVVVDYPSIEAERRILQLARNEAAAVTAAQPDIISQATIEAARNEILSIHMADSVEDYIVHLINATRRPAEYSEELAELIEYGASPRATIALDRCARAHAWLNGRDFVSPDDVQAVAHDVLRHRLILSFEAEATGTTANSAIDKLLAAVPLS; from the coding sequence ATGCAGGCTTACCAACAAATCCAATCCCTTAATACCTGGCTCAACGACCAAATCATCGGTCAGGAGCATCTGACCCAACGACTCCTGATCGCGTTGCTTGCCGATGGCCATTTGCTGGTAGAAGGTGCGCCCGGCCTTGCCAAAACCAAAGCCATCAAAACCCTGTCGCAAGCAATTGAAGGCAATTTTCACCGCATCCAGTTCACACCCGATTTATTGCCATCGGATGTCACCGGCACTGATATTTATCGTCCTGAACAAAATCGTTTTGAATTCCAGCCAGGGCCAATTTTCCACAATCTGGTATTGGCCGATGAAATCAACCGCGCGCCCGCCAAAGTGCAGTCTGCCTTGTTGGAAGCCATGGCCGAGCGGCAAGTGAGTGTGGGCAGTAAAACGTACCCCCTACCCGGTTTGTTTATGGTGATGGCGACACAAAACCCGATTGAGCAGGAAGGGACTTATCCATTGCCGGAAGCACAGCTCGACCGCTTTTTGTTGCACGTGGTGGTGGATTACCCAAGCATTGAAGCCGAGCGCCGCATTTTGCAATTAGCGCGCAATGAAGCAGCCGCTGTTACAGCCGCGCAGCCAGACATCATCAGTCAGGCCACCATCGAGGCTGCACGCAACGAAATTTTGTCCATTCATATGGCAGACAGCGTTGAGGACTACATCGTTCATTTGATTAATGCCACACGTCGCCCGGCGGAATATTCAGAAGAGTTAGCTGAGTTGATTGAATACGGCGCGAGCCCGCGCGCAACTATCGCACTTGACCGCTGCGCCCGCGCACATGCCTGGTTAAATGGCCGCGATTTTGTCAGCCCCGATGATGTGCAAGCCGTTGCGCACGATGTATTGCGCCACCGTTTGATTTTAAGTTTTGAAGCAGAGGCTACCGGCACCACCGCCAACAGTGCCATTGATAAATTGCTCGCCGCCGTGCCCCTAAGCTAA
- a CDS encoding DUF58 domain-containing protein, whose product MSNTSQHDLNPRGAYTELAALLRCRFSAQDLKLFAHQPARSLLSGSERTRFRGRGMDFEEVRLYQPGDDIRSIDWRVTARTQVAHTKIFREERERPVFILVDQRSPLFFGSTRCFKSVLAAHIAALLGWAALANGDRLGALVFGDYDQRDVRPRRSKHAVLELLHQLQDYNHRLTSPITPSPQSLANGQLQRANTLNDMLADARRIAKPGCALFIISDFHDLDSKAEQQLFELARHTDVMLIHLYDQLERELISNAPLTISDGRERLQLATHDKAFQQAYKNQFDQRLHMLTQMCKRLRIPLLSYATQDDIQDGLRKAFGRKK is encoded by the coding sequence ATGAGCAACACATCGCAACACGATCTCAATCCGCGCGGTGCTTACACCGAGCTCGCGGCATTATTGCGCTGCCGATTTTCAGCGCAAGATTTAAAACTGTTTGCACACCAACCTGCGCGCAGTTTGTTATCCGGTAGTGAACGCACCCGTTTTCGCGGACGTGGAATGGATTTTGAAGAAGTACGTTTGTATCAACCCGGCGATGACATCCGCTCGATTGATTGGCGAGTCACTGCGCGCACGCAAGTTGCACACACCAAAATTTTTCGCGAGGAACGCGAGCGCCCGGTGTTTATATTGGTAGACCAACGCTCGCCGTTATTTTTTGGCAGCACACGCTGTTTTAAATCAGTACTTGCTGCACATATCGCCGCACTATTGGGCTGGGCAGCACTTGCCAATGGCGACCGTTTGGGCGCACTGGTGTTTGGCGATTACGACCAGCGCGATGTACGCCCGCGCCGCAGCAAACACGCGGTATTGGAATTGCTGCATCAATTACAGGATTACAATCACCGCTTAACATCGCCAATAACACCTTCACCGCAATCACTCGCCAACGGACAATTACAACGTGCCAATACGCTCAATGATATGTTGGCCGATGCACGACGCATCGCCAAGCCAGGATGCGCGCTGTTTATCATCAGCGACTTTCACGATCTTGATAGCAAAGCTGAACAACAGCTCTTTGAACTAGCGCGTCACACCGACGTTATGCTGATTCATCTTTATGACCAACTTGAACGCGAGCTTATCAGTAATGCTCCGCTCACCATCAGCGATGGGCGTGAACGTTTGCAATTGGCAACTCACGACAAAGCATTTCAACAAGCTTATAAAAACCAGTTCGACCAACGCCTGCATATGCTCACACAAATGTGTAAACGACTGCGTATTCCACTGCTGAGTTACGCCACGCAAGACGATATCCAGGATGGTTTACGCAAAGCGTTTGGGCGAAAAAAATAG